One region of Sulfoacidibacillus ferrooxidans genomic DNA includes:
- a CDS encoding YggT family protein, with translation MLIISTISWLLNLYWYFILARILISWFPDVYETGIGRFIVRVTEPYLAPFRRYIPALRFNAVSIDISVIVAIFAYYFIEDAVLFILTYVLQLFGLS, from the coding sequence ATGTTGATTATATCAACGATATCTTGGCTTCTTAATTTGTACTGGTATTTCATTTTGGCAAGGATACTAATCAGTTGGTTTCCCGATGTTTATGAGACAGGGATCGGTCGATTTATTGTTCGTGTGACAGAACCGTACTTAGCGCCATTTAGGCGCTATATTCCAGCACTTAGATTCAACGCAGTGTCTATTGATATTTCAGTAATTGTAGCCATTTTTGCCTATTACTTTATCGAAGATGCTGTGTTGTTTATTCTGACTTATGTACTACAGCTTTTTGGATTATCGTAG
- a CDS encoding DivIVA domain-containing protein encodes MPLTPLDIHNKEFKRSLRGYNEDEVNDFLDRVIKDYEGLIRQHKDMEERCMQLEDQVKNFKMMEDSLSKSLMLAQDTAEELKQNARKEAQLVIREAEKNADRIVQDALTKARKTAMELDEVKKQAAIFKARFHSLMSAQMEMLKATEWEEFINEPIG; translated from the coding sequence GTGCCCTTAACGCCTCTTGATATTCATAATAAAGAGTTTAAGCGGTCTCTCAGAGGATACAATGAAGATGAGGTCAACGATTTTTTAGACCGCGTCATTAAAGATTATGAAGGACTTATTCGTCAGCACAAGGATATGGAAGAGCGTTGCATGCAACTTGAAGATCAGGTTAAAAACTTCAAAATGATGGAAGATTCATTGAGTAAGTCGCTTATGCTTGCTCAAGATACTGCAGAAGAATTGAAACAAAACGCACGTAAAGAAGCCCAGTTAGTGATTCGCGAAGCAGAGAAAAATGCTGATCGAATTGTCCAAGATGCACTTACGAAAGCTCGCAAGACGGCAATGGAACTCGATGAAGTAAAGAAACAAGCTGCTATCTTTAAAGCGCGGTTTCACTCATTGATGAGTGCTCAGATGGAGATGCTAAAGGCTACTGAGTGGGAAGAGTTTATTAATGAACCGATTGGTTAA
- a CDS encoding RNA-binding protein translates to MSDVVHQHFRPAEQAIVKRLEEFSSGVERTGVSRRTDFLSPREAWIAQIICAKYSLAVSLYGGYEHAERQRAIISDVHEHPGEENFEVVAVRVDVPKGSSTLRHGDFLGALLGVGIRRDGLGDIAFLPDHTAYVFCTKQMVNILLRDFTQVGKTSVTIRVDEQPPISQFLASTLMEQKVTLQSLRLDAFLAHAFGMSRSKAVEPIRSGKVQLNHVLCVEPSQEIVEHDVVSLRGSGRARVMGIEGNSRSGRIFVRIGRYV, encoded by the coding sequence ATGAGTGACGTCGTGCATCAGCACTTTCGTCCAGCTGAGCAGGCGATCGTGAAGCGCCTTGAAGAGTTTTCAAGCGGGGTAGAGCGGACAGGCGTTTCTCGTCGAACAGATTTTTTAAGCCCCCGCGAAGCATGGATTGCACAGATCATTTGTGCTAAATATTCACTTGCGGTTTCGTTGTATGGTGGGTATGAGCATGCAGAACGTCAACGAGCGATCATAAGTGATGTACATGAACACCCCGGAGAAGAGAATTTTGAGGTTGTTGCAGTTCGCGTTGATGTTCCGAAGGGAAGCAGTACTCTTCGACATGGTGATTTTCTCGGAGCTCTACTTGGAGTTGGCATAAGAAGGGATGGTTTAGGCGATATCGCCTTTTTACCAGATCACACTGCGTATGTGTTTTGCACAAAGCAGATGGTCAATATTCTTTTGCGTGATTTCACTCAGGTTGGTAAAACTTCAGTTACTATTCGCGTTGATGAGCAACCACCTATTTCGCAGTTTTTAGCTTCTACGCTTATGGAACAGAAAGTGACATTACAAAGTCTTCGTTTAGATGCATTTCTTGCGCATGCTTTTGGTATGTCACGCAGTAAAGCAGTAGAACCGATTCGTTCAGGTAAAGTGCAATTAAATCATGTTTTATGTGTAGAACCTTCACAGGAAATCGTGGAGCACGATGTAGTATCTCTTCGGGGTTCTGGACGCGCACGAGTGATGGGGATCGAAGGAAATTCACGTAGTGGTCGTATTTTTGTGCGTATCGGTCGTTATGTATAA